ATTTCAAAGAATTGCTTTTGACAATTTTAACTACGATAATAACTACACTATACGCCTAAATTCGGAGTGCTTTTAATGCAATTTACAATTTTTCATATTTTAGCTTTTGTTATTTTAATTTTTTGCTTTATTTTAATTTGTATTTTAATTTTCTTAAAGGTTAAACAAAAAGAATTTGCTTTAATTTCCTATACTATTGCAACTATTTTCACTGCTCTTTTAATCTATTCTGTATTTCTAACTATTAATCAATTTACAATCCAAGCTAGTCTTAGCAAACTTACCTTTTCTAGAGATTTAAGACACGAAAGCATTATTATCACAGGAAAAGTGCAAAATCTTACTAAATTTAATATTCGCAAATGCTATTTAATGTTAAGCATATTAAACAAAAAACAGGTTGGAGGAGAAATTTTTGATGATAAAAATGTACGTAATGCCAAAATGCAAAATACAAGCGTTTCTTATACTATAGAAATCATAGACACCCTTCCAGGCAATACATATAAAACTTTTAGAGCTGAAGCTCCTTTTCCGCCAAGTTTTGAAAATCCCGAATTTTACCACACTTTAAAATGCATTTAAAAAACTATGGTAAATATTAAATATTTTTAAAAATATCAATATACTATAATCCGTTAAACTTTTTAGGACAAATTTCAACTTAATTTTAAAAAATTTTTGATATATTGTTAAAATCTGATAATTTTCAAAAAATAATTAATGGGAGTTTATTCAATGTTTAAATCTTTGAATATAGGTTCAAAACTCGTACTATCAGTTGCCATCAGTGTAATTGTAGCTATAGTGGTTTTAATATCTATTGTATCCTCAGAAGTTGCTTCCTTTGCAGAAAGAGAAGCCAAAAATGCACTATTCATATCTTCAAAAAGATATGTAAACTACATGGAAGGTATTTTAAATGAACCCATTGTCTTAACAAAAAGTACCGCTTCTTCATTGAATGAAATATTTTCACAATATGATCAAATTGATGTAAATTTGGTTGAAAGTATTGTAAAAAATACTTTTGATAGTAGTGCAAGAGCAGAATATGCTTTTCTTTATCTAAAAGATCCTTCGGTATTAAGCAATACTGCTGCTATAGATAAAAATTTTAGAAGCCAAGATGGCAACACCTTTGCTATGATTTTTTCTGATACCACTTTAGAAAGATCAGGAGGTATAAAAGTTATCCGTACTCCAAATAATTTCGCGCAACTAAATATAATTCGAGAAATAGAACAAAATGCGAAATACGGGGATCATGATTCAGTATTTTTTGGTCCTCCTACACACCTTAATTATAATGGAAATGAGTTTTTGGGTATCAATCTGGGAATGCCTATTTTCAACAATAAAGGTAAGCTTGTAGGAGCTATAGGATATTCTTTGGATTTTAATGAAATTTCTAAAGCTTTACTTGATCCATCTTTAGACCTTTTTGAAGGTAATATAAGAATGATCACAAATGATCAAGGGGTTATTGCGGTTCACAATACCAACCCAGGAGCTATTTTAAAAAATTTGATTGATATCAATAAAGATCCTTCTATAAATTTAATCAATGATGCAGTGAAAGAACATAGACAAATCATCATTGATAATTATACCGATTCAATGGGGCAACCTAGTTACGCAAGTATCACTCCATTTAATACTTTAAATAATTCAAGCAAATGGAGCGTAGTTGTAACAGCGCCTAAGAAATCAGTTTTAGCACCTTTATATAAATTAGAATTTATTATCGTTGGTGTTGCCGCTATAGCTTTGATTGCTATTTTAGTAGTTGTATATTTTTGTGTAAGAAAAATAGTAGGAGCAAGAATTCCTATTATACTCAAAGCTCTAGAAAATTTCTTCCGCTTCTTAAATCATGAAAAAGTCGAAGTTCACACAATCAAAATTAGGGCCGATGATGAACTAGGAAAAATGGGTAAAATCATCAACGAAAACATCCTTGCTACTAAACAAGGTTTAGAACAAGATGCTAAAGCAGTAAAAGAAAGTGTTGAAACCGTAGGAGTAGTAGAAAGTGGTAATCTTACTGCAAGAATTACAGCTAATCCTAGAAATCCACAATTAATAGAACTTAAAAATGTTCTTAATAGACTTTTAGATGTTTTACAAACTAAAGTAGGATCAGATATGAATGCTATTCATAAGATCTTTGAAGAATATAAGTCTTTAGACTTTAGAAATAAACTTGATAATGCTAGTGGTAATGTTGAAATCACTACCAATGCTTTAGGAGATGAAATCGTTAAGATGTTAAAACAAAGTTCTGACTTTGCTAATCACTTAGCCAGTGAAAGTTCTAAACTTCAAAGTGCAGTTCAAAACCTTACTTCATCTTCTAATTCTCAAGCAGCTTCTTTGGAAGAAACAGCTGCTGCTTTAGAAGAGATTACTTCTTCTATGCAAAATGTTTCTGTAAAAACCAGTGATGTTATCACTCAATCTGAAGAGATTAAGAATGTTACAGGTATTATTGGAGATATTGCAGATCAAATCAATCTTCTAGCATTAAATGCTGCTATTGAAGCCGCACGTGCAGGAGAACATGGTAGAGGATTTGCAGTTGTTGCAGATGAAGTTAGAAAGCTAGCGGAAAGAACTCAAAAGTCTTTATCTGAAATAGAAGCTAATACTAATTTATTGGTTCAATCTATCAATGATATGGCAGAATCTATTAAAGAGCAAACTGCAGGTATTACTCAAATCAATGAGAGTGTAGCTCAAATTGATCAAACTACTAAGGATAATGTAGAGATTGCTAATGAGTCTGCTATTATTTCTAATACTGTAAGTGATATAGCTAATAATATACTTGAAGATGTGAAAAAGAAAAGATTTTAATTAGAGACTGATATATAAAATTTAGATTGATATGCGAGTATCAATCTAAAGATTTAATTCATTAACACTTTTAGCTGATTACTCGTTGATATCTTTTAATTCATTATTTATTAACACCTAAGTAGATTGGGTTGGTTTGTTTTATAAATAGATAATTTAATAATTTAGTATTTTTTATGCTATGATTTTATTGATTTAAAAATAAGGACTATCAATGAATCTTTGGGATAAAAAAGCTAAAAACTACGCAAGATACAATCAAAAACTCAATTCCATACAAGAGCAAACTTTTAAAGAATTAGAAAAACTAAATATAAGCTTTAAAAATAAAAGCATTATAGATATAGGATGTGGCACAGGAGTATGGACTTTACACTTAGCACAAAATGCAAAAGAAATCACCGCCCTTGATAATGCAAAAGCTATGTTAGAAATTTTAAAAGAAGATGCTAAAAAACTCCAATTAACAAATATAAAATATGAAAATTGCACTTTTACTGAATGGGTAAGTAAAAATCAAAATACTCAATTTGACATAGCCTTTTTGAGTATGTCTCCTGCTTTGCAAGATAAAAAAGATTATTTAAACTTTATCCAATTAGCTAAATTTCGAATTTATCTTGGTTGGGCAGATTATAGAAAAAGTGATTTTTTAGATCCTATTTTTAAGCATTTTAATACGGAATTTAAGGGTGTTTATAAGCAGGATTTGGAAAGTTATTTGCTAGAAAATGATATAAAGTTTCATAAATTTGTCTTTGATGAAACACGCATAGTAGAAAGAAGAAAAGATGAAGCTATAGAAAATGCTTTATGGCATTTAGATATGAATGGGGTTAAAGCTTCCAAGCAAGATTTAGAAGCTTTTGTGAAAGATGATATCACAGAAACTATACAATCAAAAATCAAACTTTTGGTTTTTTAATCATCCTTAAGATAAAATTCTATCTTAAGGTAGATATATAATCTTGTAATACTGAAATATTTTTATCAAAATACTCATTTTATAAAATTAAACTTAAAAGTAATTTTAGATTATTTTAGTTATTATTTTATTCTAATATTATTATAGGAGATTTTATGGATATAAATACTGTATTGATGATGATTTCAGACAAAATTCCATCTAATAGCTTGCCCCTTGTGCAAGACAAGCTTAAAAATGCAAGTGAAGATAAAATCAACTCTCTTGCCATCTTGCCTTTTAAAAGCCATATTATAGGTTTGATCTTAGGTCTATTTTTAGGTGCCTTTGGAATTGATCGTTTTTATAAGGGTGATATAGGTTTGGGGGTCGCTAAACTTATAACTTGGTTAGTAGGTGTTGTTACCATTTGGATTTATATCGGTGGTTTAATTCTATTTGCTTTATGGATATGGTGCATTGTGGATTGGTTTTTAGTGTGGAAAGGCATCAAAAAAGACAATCTTAATAAAATCTTAGCCGTATTATAAAAAATAACACCTTAGATAAAAACTAGTTTTAAAACTAGTTTTTATCTTACTCTAAATTTTAAAGTTTCT
The window above is part of the Campylobacter coli genome. Proteins encoded here:
- a CDS encoding DUF2393 family protein, with translation MQFTIFHILAFVILIFCFILICILIFLKVKQKEFALISYTIATIFTALLIYSVFLTINQFTIQASLSKLTFSRDLRHESIIITGKVQNLTKFNIRKCYLMLSILNKKQVGGEIFDDKNVRNAKMQNTSVSYTIEIIDTLPGNTYKTFRAEAPFPPSFENPEFYHTLKCI
- a CDS encoding methyl-accepting chemotaxis protein; translation: MFKSLNIGSKLVLSVAISVIVAIVVLISIVSSEVASFAEREAKNALFISSKRYVNYMEGILNEPIVLTKSTASSLNEIFSQYDQIDVNLVESIVKNTFDSSARAEYAFLYLKDPSVLSNTAAIDKNFRSQDGNTFAMIFSDTTLERSGGIKVIRTPNNFAQLNIIREIEQNAKYGDHDSVFFGPPTHLNYNGNEFLGINLGMPIFNNKGKLVGAIGYSLDFNEISKALLDPSLDLFEGNIRMITNDQGVIAVHNTNPGAILKNLIDINKDPSINLINDAVKEHRQIIIDNYTDSMGQPSYASITPFNTLNNSSKWSVVVTAPKKSVLAPLYKLEFIIVGVAAIALIAILVVVYFCVRKIVGARIPIILKALENFFRFLNHEKVEVHTIKIRADDELGKMGKIINENILATKQGLEQDAKAVKESVETVGVVESGNLTARITANPRNPQLIELKNVLNRLLDVLQTKVGSDMNAIHKIFEEYKSLDFRNKLDNASGNVEITTNALGDEIVKMLKQSSDFANHLASESSKLQSAVQNLTSSSNSQAASLEETAAALEEITSSMQNVSVKTSDVITQSEEIKNVTGIIGDIADQINLLALNAAIEAARAGEHGRGFAVVADEVRKLAERTQKSLSEIEANTNLLVQSINDMAESIKEQTAGITQINESVAQIDQTTKDNVEIANESAIISNTVSDIANNILEDVKKKRF
- a CDS encoding class I SAM-dependent methyltransferase translates to MNLWDKKAKNYARYNQKLNSIQEQTFKELEKLNISFKNKSIIDIGCGTGVWTLHLAQNAKEITALDNAKAMLEILKEDAKKLQLTNIKYENCTFTEWVSKNQNTQFDIAFLSMSPALQDKKDYLNFIQLAKFRIYLGWADYRKSDFLDPIFKHFNTEFKGVYKQDLESYLLENDIKFHKFVFDETRIVERRKDEAIENALWHLDMNGVKASKQDLEAFVKDDITETIQSKIKLLVF
- a CDS encoding TM2 domain-containing protein; the protein is MDINTVLMMISDKIPSNSLPLVQDKLKNASEDKINSLAILPFKSHIIGLILGLFLGAFGIDRFYKGDIGLGVAKLITWLVGVVTIWIYIGGLILFALWIWCIVDWFLVWKGIKKDNLNKILAVL